A window from Myxocyprinus asiaticus isolate MX2 ecotype Aquarium Trade chromosome 37, UBuf_Myxa_2, whole genome shotgun sequence encodes these proteins:
- the LOC127427905 gene encoding forkhead box protein G1-like, with product MGDPSEPTMVHKSTSFSIKSLLLPSKFDSPDGNEGAERRSSSPAPVQDLHNPPEPAEMDSVLLKKEQREAEEPKKAKNGKFDKPPFSYNALIMMAIRQSPEKRLTLNGIYEFIMKNFPYYREHKQGWQNSIRHNLSLNKCFVKVPRHYDDPGKGNYWMLDPSSDDVFIGGTTGKLRRRSATSRGKLVMKRGLRFAPLGLGERPSNPLYWQLSPFLPLHHSHYNGSTHGFLNQGHAYGSLLSSVEPLGNGDMSRSILGTSTGSINLSNGYGVSPPSASAGILSGHNGYYVTGAQQAQSLPSAPGYGISSSPSPLLSDSLRTSLPSFTSPLSSGLLSQHKRVAPNSFLS from the coding sequence ATGGGAGATCCGAGTGAGCCCACCATGGTACATAAGTCGACTTCGTTCAGCATCAAGAGCCTTCTGCTCCCATCCAAGTTTGACAGCCCGGACGGAAATGAGGGTGCGGAGAGGCGCAGCAGCAGCCCGGCTCCGGTGCAGGATTTACACAATCCGCCGGAACCAGCCGAAATGGATTCCGTGCTTCTGAAAAAGGAACAAAGAGAGGCGGAAGAACCGAAAAAGGCAAAAAACGGGAAATTCGACAAGCCGCCGTTCAGCTACAACGCGCTCATAATGATGGCTATCAGACAGAGTCCCGAAAAGCGCCTCACTCTGAACGGCATCTATGAATTCATCATGAAAAATTTCCCGTATTACCGGGAGCACAAACAGGGCTGGCAGAACTCCATCAGGCACAATTTGAGTCTCAATAAATGCTTCGTGAAAGTTCCGCGGCACTACGACGACCCGGGGAAAGGGAACTATTGGATGCTGGATCCCTCCAGCGACGATGTGTTCATCGGCGGAACCACCGGGAAGCTCCGGCGCCGGTCGGCAACCTCAAGGGGCAAGCTGGTGATGAAAAGGGGCCTCCGTTTTGCGCCCCTTGGACTGGGCGAACGCCCGAGTAACCCGCTATACTGGCAGCTGTCTCCGTTTTTACCCTTGCACCATTCGCACTATAACGGGTCCACGCATGGATTTCTAAACCAGGGACACGCGTATGGATCTTTACTCTCGAGCGTCGAGCCGCTCGGGAACGGGGATATGTCTCGCTCTATTCTGGGAACCTCTACGGGTAGTATTAACCTGTCAAACGGATACGGCGTCTCACCGCCGTCCGCCTCGGCTGGAATACTATCAGGGCACAATGGATACTACGTAACGGGAGCGCAGCAGGCGCAATCGCTGCCGAGCGCACCCGGATACGGAATTTCCAGTTCTCCGTCCCCTCTCCTGTCTGATTCCCTAAGAACTAGTTTACCGTCCTTCACATCGCCCCTTTCTAGTGGACTTTTGTCTCAACATAAACGGGTCGCGCCCAATTCTTTCCTTAGCTGA